A window from Primulina huaijiensis isolate GDHJ02 chromosome 11, ASM1229523v2, whole genome shotgun sequence encodes these proteins:
- the LOC140988165 gene encoding phospholipase A1-IIdelta-like produces the protein MASTGTSTAEPSREELLGSKNWEGLLNPLNLGLRRLILRCGDFCQGTYDAFNNDANSKYAGSSRYGKTSFFEKVMLESASDYQVYCFLYATARIGVVKSLFLHSLSRDSWDRESNWIGYIAVTTDEVSQALGRREIYVAWRGTTRSYEWIDVVGARPESAQQLLRPKTWDKKEVDSSSGSDSDEDDEKVPKVMKGWLTIYVSNDPNSSFTKLSARTQVLKKIEDLRNQYKNESLSIALTGHSLGASLAILAAFDLVENGVNDIPVSAIVFGSPQVGNKAFIERVNKYPNLNVLHVRNKIDLIPRYPSSLLRYKNTGIELEIDNRKSPSLKDSRNPSDWHNLQAMLHVVAGWNGADGEFELKVKRSLALVNKSSAILKDEYLIPGSWWVEKNKGMILDENGNWVLTPASDEDEPVPEF, from the exons ATGGCTTCGACTGGAACATCAACTGCAGAGCCTTCACGGGAAGAACTATTGGGCAGCAAGAACTGGGAGGGCCTTCTCAACCCATTGAATCTCGGCCTCCGCCGCTTGATCCTCCGCTGCGGCGACTTCTGCCAAGGTACCTACGACGCCTTCAATAATGACGCCAATTCCAAGTACGCTGGAAGCAGCAGGTACGGCAAGACGTCTTTTTTCGAGAAAGTGATGCTTGAGTCAGCTTCCGATTATCAGGTCTACTGTTTCCTTTACGCCACCGCGAGAATCGGAGTGGTCAAGTCCCTGTTTTTGCATTCTCTGTCGCGTGACTCTTGGGATAGGGAATCCAATTGGATTGGCTATATTGCTGTCACCACCGATGAAGTTAGCCAGGCCTTGGGGCGCCGCGAGATCTATGTTGCTTGGCGGGGCACCACCAGAAGTTATGAGTGGATCGACGTAGTCGGCGCCAG ACCTGAGTCTGCGCAGCAGTTGCTGCGTCCAAAAACATGGGATAAAAAAGAAGTAGATAGCAGCAGTGGTAGTGATagtgatgaagatgatgaaaaagTGCCTAAAGTTATGAAAGGTTGGCTCACAATTTACGTTTCGAACGATCCCAATTCGTCGTTCACCAAACTAAGCGCAAGAACACAGGTTCTGAAAAAGATTGAAGATTTGAGAAACCAGTATAAAAATGAAAGCTTGAGCATCGCACTAACAGGGCACAGTCTTGGCGCTTCTTTGGCAATATTAGCTGCTTTTGATCTTGTCGAAAATGGGGTTAACGATATACCTGTTTCTGCTATTGTGTTCGGAAGCCCACAAGTAGGGAACAAGGCTTTTATCGAGAGAGTGAATAAGTATCCAAATCTGAACGTTTTGCATGTCAGGAACAAAATCGATTTGATTCCACGGTATCCTAGTTCATTACTAAGGTACAAGAACACTGGGATTGAGCTGGAGATTGATAATAGAAAATCTCCGAGCTTGAAGGATTCAAGGAACCCGAGTGATTGGCATAACCTGCAGGCGATGCTGCACGTTGTGGCGGGTTGGAATGGGGCTGACGGGGAGTTTGAATTGAAGGTGAAAAGGAGCTTAGCATTGGTGAACAAGTCGAGCGCGATTCTGAAGGATGAGTATTTGATTCCGGGTTCTTGGTGGGTAGAGAAGAATAAAGGGATGATTCTTGATGAGAATGGAAATTGGGTTTTGACACCAGCTTCTGATGAGGATGAACCCGTGCCTGAATTCTAA